The Crocosphaera subtropica ATCC 51142 genome includes a window with the following:
- a CDS encoding cation diffusion facilitator family transporter, whose translation MTKDNRSQVRRVLLITLLLNLLVMGLKAVVGVITGSLSLQADALHSVTDSANNVLGLVASHFSSPTPDRRHPYGHQKYEGVAALGIAAFLAIACFEILQGAIEKIWHGGDPVNISGEQLWILLIVLGINIFVAFYERKIGKEVDSPILIADAYHTMSDIWVTIMVLLGLIGIWQGQQFNLPQLQWLDVIFAFPVAILVFYSGWQVVRSNLPWLVDEMAIAPEKIYEIVMTVPGVINCHDIASRGIVGRQLFLEMHLIVEAKDVENSHRITEEVEKTLKEKFDPIRILIHVEPPNYESSNISFGSDNNNKSKTNL comes from the coding sequence GTGACAAAAGATAATCGTTCTCAAGTGCGTCGAGTGTTGTTAATAACCTTATTACTTAATTTGTTGGTGATGGGGTTAAAAGCAGTTGTCGGGGTGATTACAGGGTCTTTAAGTTTACAAGCAGATGCCCTTCATAGTGTTACTGATAGTGCGAATAATGTGTTAGGGTTAGTAGCCAGTCATTTTTCTTCCCCTACTCCCGATCGCCGTCATCCTTATGGACACCAAAAATATGAAGGGGTAGCAGCGTTAGGGATTGCTGCATTTTTAGCCATTGCTTGTTTTGAAATTCTACAAGGTGCAATTGAAAAAATTTGGCATGGTGGTGATCCTGTTAATATTTCAGGGGAACAATTATGGATTTTATTAATTGTTTTAGGAATTAATATTTTTGTAGCTTTTTATGAACGAAAAATCGGAAAAGAGGTTGATAGTCCTATTTTAATTGCCGATGCTTATCACACCATGAGTGATATTTGGGTAACCATTATGGTCTTACTGGGATTGATTGGTATTTGGCAAGGACAACAATTTAACTTACCTCAATTACAATGGTTAGATGTTATTTTTGCTTTTCCCGTGGCTATTTTGGTTTTTTATAGTGGTTGGCAAGTCGTGCGCTCTAATTTACCTTGGTTAGTAGATGAAATGGCCATTGCACCAGAGAAAATTTATGAAATTGTCATGACTGTTCCTGGTGTAATTAACTGTCATGATATTGCTTCAAGGGGAATAGTAGGACGGCAACTTTTCCTAGAAATGCACTTAATTGTTGAAGCGAAAGATGTGGAAAATTCTCACAGAATTACGGAAGAAGTTGAAAAAACATTAAAAGAAAAATTTGATCCTATTCGTATTCTAATTCATGTAGAACCCCCTAATTATGAATCATCAAATATTAGTTTTGGTTCCGATAATAACAATAAAAGTAAAACTAACTTATAA
- a CDS encoding Uma2 family endonuclease has protein sequence MVESVARANQSNITYPERDGNSMSDNTKQFRWIVVIKENLELLFADNPNIFVAGDLLWYPIKGDNKTRQAPDVMIVFGRPKGDRGSYRQWVENNVTPQVVFEILSPGNRLLEMAKKFKFYEHHGVEEYYIYDPDKIDLQGWLRKNGELTVIEEIDGWVSPRLGIKFELTTETLEIFRPDGDKFLTFVELGKLREAERKRAKELQKQLEQEQEQRKRLEDKLRELGIDINDV, from the coding sequence ATGGTAGAATCAGTTGCTAGAGCAAATCAATCTAATATTACCTATCCTGAAAGAGATGGAAACTCCATGTCAGATAATACAAAACAGTTTCGTTGGATAGTAGTTATCAAAGAAAACTTAGAATTATTATTTGCTGATAATCCTAACATTTTTGTAGCTGGTGATTTACTTTGGTATCCCATCAAAGGAGATAATAAGACTCGTCAAGCACCAGATGTTATGATAGTCTTCGGAAGACCAAAAGGCGATCGGGGTTCCTATCGACAATGGGTCGAAAATAATGTCACTCCTCAAGTGGTTTTTGAGATTTTATCCCCAGGAAATCGTTTATTGGAAATGGCCAAAAAGTTCAAGTTTTATGAACATCATGGAGTGGAAGAATATTATATTTATGACCCCGATAAAATTGATTTACAAGGGTGGTTAAGGAAGAATGGAGAGTTAACTGTTATTGAAGAAATCGATGGTTGGGTGAGTCCCAGACTCGGCATAAAGTTTGAGTTAACGACAGAAACATTAGAGATTTTTAGACCCGATGGGGATAAGTTTTTAACCTTTGTTGAGTTGGGAAAATTGAGAGAAGCTGAAAGAAAAAGAGCCAAGGAATTACAAAAACAATTAGAACAAGAACAAGAACAAAGAAAACGATTAGAAGATAAATTAAGAGAGTTAGGAATTGATATTAATGATGTTTAA
- a CDS encoding type II toxin-antitoxin system PemK/MazF family toxin, whose protein sequence is MLVPFLFTNQRSGKKRPAVIVSSDVYNHAKPDLIIMAITSQIAVPLSLGEIQIIDFSAISKLAFKCTTKCDRSSCASHDEVY, encoded by the coding sequence ATTCTAGTTCCTTTTCTTTTTACTAATCAACGTTCTGGTAAAAAAAGACCTGCGGTTATTGTTAGTTCTGATGTTTATAATCACGCTAAACCTGACTTAATTATTATGGCAATTACTAGCCAAATTGCTGTACCGTTAAGTTTGGGAGAGATTCAAATTATTGACTTTTCTGCTATTAGCAAGTTGGCGTTTAAATGCACCACCAAATGCGATCGCAGTTCCTGCGCATCTCATGACGAAGTTTACTAA
- a CDS encoding phycobilisome rod-core linker polypeptide translates to MSVKASGGSSLARPQLYQTVPVSAISQAEQQDRFLAKTELNELVTYFQSGQKRLAIAQTITTNSDLIVSRAANRIFTGGSPMAYLEKPPVEAPKKELAMAGATQTAQPGATTYVESGGGGGGLFGGLRSIFSSSGPIPPGFRPINISRYGPSNMQKSLRDMSWFLRYVTYAIVAGDPSIIVVNTRGLREIIERACSTDATLVALQEMRAASREYFRQDAEAQAIVTEYFDVLITEFKAPTPANKLRQRSSDDLQGLELPQSYFNASLTRQKFVMKPGLSESEKGEIIRAAYRQIFERDITKAYSQSISYLESQVKNGDISMKEFVRRLCKSPLYRKQFFEPFINSRALELAFRHILGRGPSSREEVQNYFSIVSDGGLAALVDALVDSQEYADYFGEETVPYLRGLGQEAQECRNWGMQQDLFNYSAPFRKVPQFITTFAKYNQPLPDQHVYGSGNDPLEIQFGAIFPKETRNPSKSPAPFSKDTKRILIHRGPGINNQNSNPAARGEFPGSLGAKVFRLNNELPGSSNGASVKFGESSTQAVIRAAYRQVFGRDVYEGQRLKVAEIKLENGDITLREFIKALAKSEVFLKTYWTPFYVVKAIEYIHRRLLGRPTYGRQEMNAYFDLASKKGFYALVDAMIDSKEYTEAFGEDTVPYERYLTPGGMQLRMARPGAIGEDIGKRVDKEVTPRFVELGQVAANRTEPEIKFRVNQGVSTQRQQTKIFKLLTTTDKVALQNAIRAAYRQIFERDLAPYIVQAEFTGLESKLGNGEITVKEFIEGLGCSDLYIKEFYTPYPNTKVIELGTKHFLGRAPLTQKEIQKYNQILATQGIRGFIGAMVNSMEYLQLFGEDTVPYRRFPTLPAANFPNTERLYNKLTKQDRELVVPSFEPVVKVGG, encoded by the coding sequence ATGAGTGTAAAGGCAAGTGGTGGAAGCTCGTTAGCAAGACCCCAACTCTATCAAACCGTTCCCGTCTCAGCCATCAGTCAAGCTGAGCAACAGGATCGCTTTTTAGCAAAGACAGAACTCAATGAATTAGTTACCTATTTCCAGTCTGGACAGAAGAGACTGGCGATCGCCCAAACCATAACGACCAATTCAGATTTAATTGTGTCACGGGCAGCTAACCGGATCTTCACTGGGGGATCGCCCATGGCGTATCTAGAAAAACCCCCAGTGGAAGCACCCAAAAAAGAACTGGCCATGGCAGGAGCAACCCAAACCGCCCAACCAGGAGCCACTACCTATGTAGAAAGTGGTGGCGGTGGCGGTGGCTTATTTGGGGGATTACGTTCTATTTTTAGTTCTAGTGGACCGATTCCCCCCGGATTTCGCCCGATTAATATATCTCGCTACGGACCAAGCAATATGCAGAAGTCCTTGAGAGATATGTCCTGGTTTTTGCGCTATGTAACCTATGCCATTGTGGCTGGTGATCCTAGCATCATCGTGGTAAATACCCGTGGTTTAAGAGAAATCATCGAAAGAGCTTGTTCTACCGATGCCACATTAGTAGCACTGCAAGAAATGCGGGCTGCTTCTAGAGAGTATTTTCGCCAAGATGCAGAAGCCCAAGCCATTGTTACCGAATACTTTGATGTCTTAATCACAGAATTCAAAGCACCGACACCAGCTAATAAATTACGTCAACGTTCTTCTGATGACTTACAAGGGTTAGAACTGCCTCAGAGCTATTTTAATGCTTCTTTGACCCGTCAAAAGTTCGTGATGAAGCCCGGCTTATCCGAATCAGAGAAAGGGGAAATTATCAGAGCCGCTTATCGTCAAATCTTTGAGAGAGATATTACCAAAGCTTACAGTCAATCCATTTCTTACCTAGAATCTCAGGTGAAAAATGGGGACATCTCCATGAAAGAGTTTGTCCGTCGACTCTGTAAGTCTCCTCTCTATCGTAAGCAGTTCTTTGAACCCTTCATCAATAGTCGGGCCCTAGAATTGGCGTTTCGTCATATTTTAGGCCGTGGTCCTAGTTCTCGTGAAGAAGTCCAAAACTACTTTTCCATCGTTTCTGACGGTGGACTTGCTGCTTTAGTGGATGCTTTAGTAGACTCTCAAGAATATGCAGATTACTTTGGAGAAGAAACCGTTCCTTATTTACGAGGGTTAGGGCAAGAAGCGCAAGAATGCCGTAACTGGGGAATGCAGCAAGACCTCTTTAACTACAGTGCGCCCTTCCGTAAAGTTCCTCAATTTATTACAACCTTTGCCAAGTATAATCAACCCTTACCAGATCAGCACGTTTATGGTTCTGGAAATGATCCTCTAGAAATTCAATTTGGGGCTATTTTCCCGAAAGAAACCCGTAATCCCAGTAAGAGTCCTGCTCCCTTTAGTAAAGACACCAAACGGATTTTAATTCACCGTGGTCCTGGTATTAATAACCAAAACAGTAATCCAGCCGCACGAGGTGAGTTTCCTGGTAGTTTAGGAGCAAAAGTCTTCCGTCTCAACAATGAACTCCCTGGTAGTAGCAATGGAGCAAGTGTTAAATTTGGCGAGAGTTCAACTCAAGCTGTGATTCGTGCGGCTTATCGTCAAGTATTTGGTCGGGATGTCTATGAAGGACAACGGTTAAAAGTTGCCGAAATTAAGCTCGAAAATGGGGATATTACCCTACGGGAGTTTATCAAAGCGTTAGCCAAGTCTGAAGTCTTCCTCAAGACCTACTGGACTCCTTTCTATGTAGTTAAGGCGATCGAGTATATTCACCGTCGTCTCTTGGGTCGTCCTACCTACGGCCGCCAAGAAATGAATGCTTACTTTGATTTGGCTTCTAAGAAAGGGTTTTATGCCTTAGTCGATGCCATGATCGATAGTAAAGAATACACCGAAGCCTTTGGAGAAGATACGGTTCCTTATGAACGGTATTTGACCCCTGGTGGAATGCAGTTACGCATGGCTCGTCCGGGTGCGATCGGAGAAGATATTGGTAAGCGGGTTGATAAGGAAGTTACCCCAAGGTTTGTGGAATTGGGTCAAGTGGCCGCTAACCGTACTGAACCTGAAATTAAGTTCCGTGTTAACCAAGGCGTTAGTACCCAACGTCAGCAAACCAAAATCTTTAAGCTGTTAACCACAACTGATAAAGTCGCCTTACAAAATGCGATTCGTGCTGCTTATCGTCAGATTTTTGAACGGGATCTCGCTCCTTACATTGTCCAAGCTGAATTTACTGGTCTTGAAAGTAAGTTAGGCAACGGCGAAATCACCGTTAAAGAATTTATTGAAGGGTTGGGTTGTTCTGATCTCTATATCAAAGAGTTCTACACCCCTTATCCCAACACTAAGGTTATCGAACTAGGAACAAAACATTTCTTAGGTCGTGCGCCTCTAACTCAAAAAGAGATTCAAAAATACAATCAAATTTTAGCCACTCAAGGTATTCGTGGCTTTATTGGGGCTATGGTAAACAGTATGGAATATCTCCAATTATTTGGAGAAGATACGGTTCCCTATCGTCGTTTCCCCACTCTTCCGGCGGCCAACTTCCCCAACACCGAACGATTGTATAACAAGTTAACCAAACAGGATCGGGAATTGGTGGTTCCTAGCTTTGAACCTGTGGTTAAAGTGGGTGGTTAA
- a CDS encoding ribose-phosphate pyrophosphokinase, with the protein MPHLAMSSLSDNNRLSLFCGSSNIALAQEVARYLGMDIGPMIRKRFADGELYIQIQESIRGCDVYLIQPCCNPVNDHFMELLIMIDACRRASARQITAVIPYYGYARADRKTAGRESITAKLVANLIVEAGANRVLAMDLHSAQIQGYFDIPFDHIYSTPVLLDYFATKDLSDIVIVSPDVGGVARARAFAKKLDDAPLAIIDKRRQSHNVAEVMNVIGDVKGKTAVLVDDMIDTAGTITEGAKLLREEGARQVYACATHAVFSGPAIARLSSGVLEEVIVTNTIPIPEEHRFEQLTVLSVANLLGEAIWRIHEDTSVSSMFR; encoded by the coding sequence ATGCCACATCTGGCGATGTCGTCATTGTCAGATAATAATCGTCTGAGTTTGTTTTGTGGATCGTCTAATATTGCGTTAGCCCAAGAAGTTGCCCGTTATTTAGGGATGGACATCGGGCCGATGATTCGTAAACGATTTGCTGATGGTGAATTATACATCCAAATTCAGGAATCAATACGGGGTTGTGATGTTTATTTAATCCAACCCTGTTGTAATCCAGTCAATGACCATTTTATGGAATTATTGATTATGATTGATGCTTGTCGTAGAGCATCAGCTAGGCAAATTACCGCCGTCATTCCCTATTATGGTTACGCTAGGGCCGATCGCAAAACGGCTGGCCGTGAATCCATTACTGCTAAATTAGTCGCTAATTTAATTGTTGAGGCCGGGGCAAATCGGGTTTTGGCTATGGATTTACATTCAGCACAAATACAAGGTTATTTTGATATTCCTTTTGATCATATTTACAGTACACCAGTTTTACTTGATTATTTTGCCACTAAGGATCTTTCTGATATTGTCATTGTTTCTCCCGATGTGGGAGGGGTTGCCAGGGCAAGAGCCTTTGCCAAGAAATTAGATGATGCACCTTTGGCTATCATTGATAAGCGTCGTCAGTCTCATAACGTGGCTGAAGTCATGAATGTTATTGGCGATGTCAAGGGCAAAACGGCTGTTTTAGTGGATGATATGATTGATACAGCCGGAACCATCACCGAAGGGGCTAAATTGCTCCGAGAAGAAGGAGCTAGGCAAGTTTATGCTTGTGCTACCCATGCGGTGTTTTCTGGTCCTGCTATTGCCCGCTTATCCAGTGGGGTATTAGAAGAAGTGATTGTTACCAACACCATTCCTATCCCAGAAGAACATCGTTTTGAACAATTAACTGTTTTGTCTGTGGCTAACCTCTTAGGAGAAGCTATCTGGCGTATTCATGAAGATACTTCTGTAAGTAGTATGTTTCGTTAA